A stretch of DNA from Candidatus Desulfatibia profunda:
GTGTGACAGTCCGGTCGGCACTGGCAAGACCACGGCGGTGATGGCGCATCTGCTGGCGCAGGCAGCGAATCGGGAACTCAGGCGGATTATTGTCGTGTTGCCTTTTACCAACATCATCACGCAATCCGTTAAAGTGTATCGTGATGCGCTTGTCCTGCCGGGAGAAAACAAGGAACACGTTGTCGCTGAGTTGCACCACCGCGCTGATTTTCAGGATAAGCTGAGTCGTCAGTTCACCGCTCTTTGGAAAGCGCCGATCATTGTAACCACGGCGGTCTGTTTTTTTGAAACGCTGGCGTCTAACTCTCCCGCCACCTTGCGGCGGCTTCACAACCTACCGGGCAGCGCCGTTTTTATTGATGAATCCCATGCTGCCCTGCCCGCCAAGTTGTTGCCGCTGGCGTGGCGATGGGTGAAAGGGTTTGCGCATGAGTGGGGGTGTTATTGGGTTCTGGCATCCGGATCGCTGAACCGTTTTTGGAAAATTGAGGAGTTTGATAAGGAAAAACCGGATATTCCGGAAATTATGCCGAATCAATTACACGACCGTTTGTCGAAATATGAAACAGGCCGGATAACATACCATTTCAATAATCTTCCAATTGGGCCAAACGAACTTGTGGAATGGGCGGCATCTCTTCCCGGCCCGCGAATCGTTATTTTAAACACAGTGCAAAGCGCGGCTGTTGTAGCGCGTGAATACGAGAAACGATTTACCCGTTCTGAGATTGAGCATCTGTCCACGGCCCTTACGCCTGGTGATCGGGATAAAACACTCGCTCGAATAAAATTTCGTTTGGCGGATGCAAATGACACCGAATGGACACTTGTGGCCACATCCTGCGTCGAGGCCGGGGTTGATTTATCTTTCAAAACCGGTGTGCGTGAAGCAGCTTCGCTGGTTTCCCTGCTCCAAACAGCAGGGCGGGTCAATCGCCACGACTGTATTCATTCAGAAACAGTCTGGACGATCAAACTCAAAGAAGGTGGGCTTCTCAAAAAACATCCCGGCATGAAGGATTCATCAAGGGTTTTGATTGATCTGCTTTCAGAAGGAATCGCAATATCCCCCGATCTTTGCACAAATGCCCTGAAGCGTGAAATCCGGCTTGCCGGGACGTTTTCAGATTCATTGCTGAAATCAGAAGGATTGATGCAGTTCCCTCAAGTTGAAAAGAATTTTAATGTTATTTCCGCTGACACGAGAACGGTTGTAGTAGGTGAAGAACTTATTACAAAGCTGGAAAACCATGCTCCTGTTGATTGGCGGGAAATACAAAAATCATCGGTTCAAATATGGGGGTATCGTCTCAATGATCTGCGTATCCCCGAAGTTTTGGGGCATCCAGGGTTATACAAGTGGACGTATGCCTACGATGATTTCGTTGGCTACATGGTCGGTATTCTTTCTGTAGAAGCGATTAAACAAGGGGATCCATGTATAATATAAAAGATAATTTGTAGAGTTTTTCTCAGTATCAATATTAGAATAGGCGAGGTAATGCAAAATGCCTGATGAATCAGACTCACTCAGACTCATTCCGCCCCACGGCGGATATAAAGACCTGCAATCCTACCGGATGTCGGAGATTGTCCATGATGCCACGGTGGTATTTTGTAATCGCTTCGTCAGCCGCTTCTCCCGCACACATGATCAGATGGTGCAGGCGGCGCGCAGCGGCAAACAAAACATTGCGGAAGGGAGCATGGCTTCGGGAACCTCCAAAAAAACCGAGCTTAAACTAATCGGCGTGGCGCGGGCAAGTTTGGAGGAACTGCTGCTGGATTATCAGGACTATCTGCGGCAGCACAATCTGTCCCTCTGGGGAAAAGATCACCCTAAAGCAAAGGAAGTTAGAGGGCTTTGCTATCGGAAGGATAGGTCCTATTTGACCTATAAACCCTATATTGAAAACAGTCCTCCGGAAATTGCGGCAAACACCATGATCTGTGTGATTCACCAGGCAAACTATTTGCTTGATCAGCAGCTCCGGGCCCTGGAAAAAGAGTTTCTGGAAGAAGGTGGCTTTACTGAAAGGCTTTATCGCACCCGCTCTCAAATGCGCAATCGGAGTAAAAGCAAATGAGTTATTCCGAAGAAGATCTTATTATGATATCAGCGCTTGCTCATTTTTCTTATTGCGAACGCCGTTGTGCCCTTATCCATATCGAACAGATGTGGAACGAAAATTTATTCACTGCCGAAGGCAGAATCATGCATGAGCGGGTTCACGAGGAAAATAGGGAATCGCGCGGCAACCTGCGGGTTGAATGCGGAGTGCCGCTCCGATCCCTCCGGCTGGGATTAATCGGGAAGGCTGATATTATCGAGTTCCACCGCCTGGAGGATGACACATGGCAGCCTTTTCCGGTGGAGTACAAGCGGGGAAAACCGAAGGCGGACGATTGCGACAAGGTGCAGCTTTGCGCCCAGGCATTGTGTCTGGAAGAGATGTTGAACACCCATATTTCGAAAGGGGCGCTTTTTTACGGTAAAACACGGCGAAGGTTAGATATTTCCTTTGATGAGAAACTCCGGCAAAAGACCGAAGAGGCATCCCGCAATGTTCGTGCGCTCATTGAATCCGGCAGGACTCCTTCGCCGGTTTACACAAAGAAATGCGAAAGTTGTTCGCTGGTTGCCGAATGCCTGCCGAAAACAATGGGAAAAAAGCGTTCGGTTAAGAGCTACCTGACAAGAATTTTGAGTGAGTCATAAAGGATAATTTTACGAAGAATTTATCTATTCAAAAAAAGAAGCGGAGGAATTCCAGAATGAACTCCTGAGAAAATTACCGCCGAACTATCCGTTGCGTAAAGGAAAATAATGAAATTCCGGTATCTATTTTAACGAAGATCTTCGGTTGTCGGGTTGATGCCGGTGAAGCGGATTCATAACCGGCTTTGATATCAGAGAGGATTTATGTATGGCAAATGATAAGAATAATAAAAACTTTGTTCCAGAGACCCGGATCGCGGTGTTCAAGAGCAGAGGAATCCGGAAAACGTTGCATAATAATGAATGGTGGTTCTTAATTTCTGATGTGGTTGAAATATTGACGGATTCCACAGACCCATCCGGCTACATTAAAGATATGCGCCGTCGTGACAATGAGTTATCCAAAGGGTGGGGGCAAATTGCCACCCCCCTTTTGTTAGAAACTCCTGGAGAAAACCAGAAGATCAATTGCGCCAACACGGAAGGCATTTTCCGTATCATCCAGTCCATTCCATCCCCAAGGGCCGAGCCTTTCAAACGCTGGCTGGCCAGAGTCGGCTATGAACGGGTTCAAGAGATCGAAGACCCGGAGATGGCAACGAAAAGAATACGCGCTCTCTATAAGGCGAAGGGCTATTCCGACGCCTGGATCGAAAAGCGGATGCGCGGCATCGCTATCCACGCCGAGTTGACCGAAGAATGGAAAAACAGGGACGTGAAGGGGGAACCAGAATACGCTATCCTGGCCGCCGAAATCTCAAAAGCCGCGTTCGGCCTGACCCCATCCGAATACAAAGAATTAAAGGGACTGGAGCGTGAAAACCTCCGAGATCACATGACCGATCTGGAGCTGATTTTTTCCATGCTCGGTGAGGCCGCCACAACGGAGATTACAAAAACGCAGGATGCACAGGGCGTTGCCGAAAACCGAACCGCCGCAAGGAAAGGAGGCCGTATCGCCGGCGAGGCCCGCGAGAAACTTGAGACCGAAACAAAAAGAAAAGTCGTAACTCCGGAAAACTACCTGGTCGAACCGGAGAGCAGGAAAAGGCTAAAGTGATGAAAAAGCATCTCAATACACTTTTTGTCACGACTCAGGGAGCCTACCTTGCGAAAGAGGGGGAAACCGTAGTGGTCAAGGTGGAGCAG
This window harbors:
- a CDS encoding CRISPR-associated protein; this encodes MMLFAHSADSKRGVPAQDYAAHIGGVVTHSSKAADEAARYASSDGDLLRKIVPLAAEFHDLGKLDEDNQAVLSGKCTARKLPVQHTDAGTAYLLNELQIATGAVLVRSHHIGLPDFVEEQNKTEESVLRDDNVLDRVNRTLPELARLHNGIRLSEKAIDMGNVEVTGDATLFFRLALSCLADGDHTDTAIHYQDQTTEEPAVELHPAERLASLDRYVEALKKDNDRSRLRSEVYTACRNADTKANIASCDSPVGTGKTTAVMAHLLAQAANRELRRIIVVLPFTNIITQSVKVYRDALVLPGENKEHVVAELHHRADFQDKLSRQFTALWKAPIIVTTAVCFFETLASNSPATLRRLHNLPGSAVFIDESHAALPAKLLPLAWRWVKGFAHEWGCYWVLASGSLNRFWKIEEFDKEKPDIPEIMPNQLHDRLSKYETGRITYHFNNLPIGPNELVEWAASLPGPRIVILNTVQSAAVVAREYEKRFTRSEIEHLSTALTPGDRDKTLARIKFRLADANDTEWTLVATSCVEAGVDLSFKTGVREAASLVSLLQTAGRVNRHDCIHSETVWTIKLKEGGLLKKHPGMKDSSRVLIDLLSEGIAISPDLCTNALKREIRLAGTFSDSLLKSEGLMQFPQVEKNFNVISADTRTVVVGEELITKLENHAPVDWREIQKSSVQIWGYRLNDLRIPEVLGHPGLYKWTYAYDDFVGYMVGILSVEAIKQGDPCII
- a CDS encoding four helix bundle protein; this translates as MPDESDSLRLIPPHGGYKDLQSYRMSEIVHDATVVFCNRFVSRFSRTHDQMVQAARSGKQNIAEGSMASGTSKKTELKLIGVARASLEELLLDYQDYLRQHNLSLWGKDHPKAKEVRGLCYRKDRSYLTYKPYIENSPPEIAANTMICVIHQANYLLDQQLRALEKEFLEEGGFTERLYRTRSQMRNRSKSK
- the cas4 gene encoding CRISPR-associated protein Cas4, with the translated sequence MSYSEEDLIMISALAHFSYCERRCALIHIEQMWNENLFTAEGRIMHERVHEENRESRGNLRVECGVPLRSLRLGLIGKADIIEFHRLEDDTWQPFPVEYKRGKPKADDCDKVQLCAQALCLEEMLNTHISKGALFYGKTRRRLDISFDEKLRQKTEEASRNVRALIESGRTPSPVYTKKCESCSLVAECLPKTMGKKRSVKSYLTRILSES
- a CDS encoding Bro-N domain-containing protein; this translates as MANDKNNKNFVPETRIAVFKSRGIRKTLHNNEWWFLISDVVEILTDSTDPSGYIKDMRRRDNELSKGWGQIATPLLLETPGENQKINCANTEGIFRIIQSIPSPRAEPFKRWLARVGYERVQEIEDPEMATKRIRALYKAKGYSDAWIEKRMRGIAIHAELTEEWKNRDVKGEPEYAILAAEISKAAFGLTPSEYKELKGLERENLRDHMTDLELIFSMLGEAATTEITKTQDAQGVAENRTAARKGGRIAGEAREKLETETKRKVVTPENYLVEPESRKRLK